The following is a genomic window from Micropterus dolomieu isolate WLL.071019.BEF.003 ecotype Adirondacks linkage group LG04, ASM2129224v1, whole genome shotgun sequence.
ggctggatgtggatgtcgagtcggccgactcttccagatatttggcatgctagatatctggcagacgctagcgatgtgtcagaaatgtgtcggggagccgtttcgATGCGTCGTCGTGTatttcacacataacgactggcgaccgccgattGACCGCTGATTTACCGAGCTTTGCCGAGCTttccgagcggcaaatcgggctaaaaatcgtgtagagtgaactaggctttagaaGACATCCGCTTGATATGTCTAATCCAGACTGCTGAAGCATCACCTTCacataaaattaaatgattgttaaaataatttcatatttgtttttttaggttGACTATGTAACAACTGTccagggactacagatgaaaaatagtctttttatattaaatgaataaacttTGGAATGTATTTTGTCTGCCATCACTTACACCTCTTAATGGCCAGTGTGAACAgaaggaatgattacagcaagtAATAACTGTTTCAGTGTATAATTGGGCATCTGACCGTTGTTTTAAgctagattttaaaaatgtgattgcGTTCTTTAACGGTGCCCAGTAGCTATGTAGCTGACAGGGCTGTATGATTTTGTATCTATTAGCACCCATGTTCTCACAGAGGACGTTGTGTACCGGGAGGTGACTGCGGACCATCGACTTCTCTCCAGACGCCTCCTGAAGAAAACCAATCGAATGCCTCGCTGGGCAGAGCGGCTCTTCCCCGCCGGCATGTCTCGCTGTGTGTACATCGTTGAGGACTCTATTGTAGACCCTGTCAACAGGAGCCTGACCACCTACACCTGGAACCTCAACCACACAACTCTCATGGTGAGGTGTCTGATTCTCTGTGGTTTGTTGCTTTTAGTGTAACATTCCCATTTCATTGTTATGAACCTTTTTTGCCGCCAATTTCCCATAAGTGTTCTCAGCTGCCTGAGTTTCTTAAGGCAGCTGTAatacataatgtttttttttgtgatagTTGTATATCCAATGAGAGTGTGTAAACACTCTGCCAGTATTAAAAAAGGTTGTGTGAACCTACAGGGAATTATCACTTGATTCTGCAGCTATTTTCAGCTTAACGGAGCTTTCTATCAAGTttgagctcattgtttagccattcaGCCTACAACTTAACTTTTTCATAGGGTCATTTTTGGCTACAGCATGTTGCTGTTTTCAGCAGAAAAGCTcttaaaaacacactgtacGCTAACTGGTcagcaccaaactgcagacagaaacagttagcgactagctggttaACATGGTAGAGCATTTAACAgataaagagccagatatttccctcaggggATGGTAGAGACCAAAAGAAATCTCCAGTGGTTAGTTATCCCCTTGGGTCTGCGATATAGGAGAGTACTGTATTCTGACATCACTGTTAAGTGTCATTACGGGTGCAATATCTCATACCTGGAGGTTCCTATTTTCTACAGTTCAAAAGCAATTCGCAAATTCAAAACATGTGTTCTTATTCCTTAGTGTTGCGGTTTCTCCTCGCTTGATACTGTACACTATGTTGGTATGTTGAAGTACAAGAGACTGTACTCTGTACCATGGCTGCAAACTGCAGTCACATGTAGCTGCTAATCCCAGGAAGGGTATTATTAATGCAACCAGCCTGATCTTCAAAGGAGACGAGTGTTTGAACGCAGTTCAGATGTAATAATCTCCCAGGGAAGAAGGACCTTGACATGACTTGTAAATTTGCAGCTCTTAGGTGTGCTATTTTCACATTCTGCTGTACTGCTGTGCACTATATACTAATGCAGGGTGGATGTAAACTACTCATGTTTTTAATCTACTGCAGTGTAAAACATAACCGGAAGTTAATCTAATTAACTGGTTGTGGTCAAAGAGCTGGTCTGATCAAAGCATTGACAAATATAGACAAGAAGAGTCTGGGAGAATACAGTGTTAAGGTAACATTTGAAACACTAAACTGGTAGTCTGCTACAGCTTTGAGACCAAGGGTGGCATCACttaatacaaacaaaactaaatgtgGTGGCAGATTTTATTATGAATCCAGTCATGGCCATCCTATTCCAAATCAAACTAACATTCCCAAATATTTCTGGCTAAAATTGATTGCTTTGCTATATTATTCCTCTCACATAAATTAAAGCTAAACCTTAAAGAGAAGAATTCAGTTTGTGTTGTCAACACTTATATAAAGTGGTGTAGCGTATGCAAGTCAGCTCTCGAGGACCTGTATGTCGAAattgtacataaaaaaaataaaataaaaatgtgaaatcgTTCCACAGCTTTGTCCTTTACTTTAACATGCTGtgacctttctctctctcccatgtTAGTCGGTTGAGGAGCGTTGTGTTTTTCAAGACTCTGTGGAGCAGCCAGCCACCACCCAGCTGAAACGGGAAGCGTGGATATCCTCAAGTGTTTATGGATTCTCCAGACCTATTCAGGTACTTTTAACCTCTTTGTGCAGTAAGTAATTGCACATGCTTAAATCAAAATGTTAATCTATTCTGGGTGTAATTAATTAGATGAGACATTTTCatcatattcatatatttatttatttatttattttttctccctttgAAAAGTTTTCTGATTTCAGCTAGAAAGAGCCATTATGCTCTGTTACATGAGTCGGATATGAACAGAGGTGTAATAGTAGTAAGATAGgaatagtatttatttataatcacTTACTTTTAGCTGTCCTACAGTGTAGAATATATATTTGCGCTTCAGTTCAAgtatatacatttgtttttaacccAGAGGGTAACATACAGAATACTATTTTCAATGCCTTAGTTTAATTTGTAGGTCATAGTATGAGGCGTGGGAGGCTGTTTGCAAGTGCCAAAATAAAGAAGTTGCTTATTTAAGGGGAGAAGTGAAAAGGGTGCCAAAAATATGTCAACctaaaattgttattattagatGTGGAAGATGCCAGGCTTGCTACAATATCCCCAGAGAAAAGCAAGGAGAGGAATGTGAGCGAAGTGTTGTTTTTCAGATGTGTCCTCCATGTAAAGCCATTTCCTGTTCTGACTTTTTCCCAGGAGTTTGGATTGGCCCGCTTCAAGAGCAACCAGGTGAAGGCCATGAAAGGGCTGGAATACGCACTGTCTAACCTACAGGGTATGTACCCTTCACCAACAGAAACGGGAGGGAAAGTGCAAGGGAAAGAGAAGAGGGgaacaaaacagtttattttaaattgctgCCACTTCTGGCAATGAGAGAACTCATACTAGAATTAGGGATTTCCTTCCTCAAAACATTGTATTGCGCGATACATTGTACACtatttatttaacttatttatgttaaaatttatatgttttgtataGTTTGGACACAGGGTTAAACATCCTTGAAACATCTTCCggtaaaagtaaaaattgacGTGGCTCGCCTCAGACGTTTTATAAAGTTTTAATATTTACCCTCCCAAGAATCCTGTGCAAAATCAGCTCGATGTCATAAAATAGTTTGAAGCAGTAATTACTCTGCTATCGGAAAGTTGTCTCCGTTAAGCCTCTCAGTATTGACcacattttttcaaaaaaaaaaaaggttaattcAAGCAGCCTAAAGGTCCATGTTGTTGCTTAGAAATACCATGTGGGACATGAAACCATGACAACTACAGAGACAAACAGCTTGGCTTTCTGAATTTAGGCTCAGACCAAAATAATTTAGGCAGTGAGTGTCACATACACAAAATACTGTAGAGCAGGTCAAATGAAAggcactttaaaaaaagagagagagagacgaacACGGCAAAAACATCAATAACCTAGACCAGTGCTTCTCAAACCTTTTTGCATCAAGGatccctaaactgacacaaattagaccactgATCCCCCCTTGATAAGAGTTTGTCCCACGGTCCCCCATCTGACTGGacttttgcttttagatgttttattaaagaaagtgtatgaaacccatgacccaaGTAGTCATACAGTCTGTCATTGTGtaacttatggatggaattataacGAAAATAAagtattcccctttttgctgggaaCCCCGTCAAGCACCCCTGGGAGTCCCCAGACCCCACTCTGAAACCCACTGGGCTAGATAAGATAAACAACAGAATTAAAGGTGTTTTTCAAAAGATATGGGTcctcagcagcaacagcagctgtaGAAAACTGCAACATCtgccaatcaatcaatcaagtttacttaaagtgcaaaatcaccaaGAGACATTGTCCTAACACACTTTACAAAATGCActgaaattaaatcaaataaaatcataaaatacagaatgcatgtaaaaaaaaaaaaacacaagataaaatgcaatcacaataaaatcagcaaaataaaatgttaacgATTTAATCATTTAAAGTTTGCTCAATCCAGCCGTaactaaaagctttattaaacaaaaaagtctTAAGTCTAGCCTTAAAAGTGGTGACGTTGTCCATATCAGTCCGTATCTGTATCCCCAAGTTAATATTTGAGTGATAGACCAACCAATAGTTAGTTTAATCTGATAGAAGACtaagaaaaccagaaaatatttccatttgagaAGATTGACCAAAAGAAATGACTTGTGTTCAGCGCTAATCACAAGCCTGTATTTGTCTTGCACAAATCCTTAATCTTTCATCAGactctgaaaaataaaacttaacaaCTATCTTAAATtgtttaacctttttttttttttttttttaagaagacAAATCAAtgcaacacaaaacattaaagttggAAAAGTCACCAGAAAGGTGAATGTGAATC
Proteins encoded in this region:
- the LOC123969199 gene encoding PRELI domain-containing protein 1, mitochondrial-like isoform X1: MVKYFCNNIDIRSTWDHVVSAFWQRYPNPFSTHVLTEDVVYREVTADHRLLSRRLLKKTNRMPRWAERLFPAGMSRCVYIVEDSIVDPVNRSLTTYTWNLNHTTLMSVEERCVFQDSVEQPATTQLKREAWISSSVYGFSRPIQEFGLARFKSNQVKAMKGLEYALSNLQGETPQRLLRDTVKDASEKAKEAAKSLASAAAVPQKPQQYV
- the LOC123969199 gene encoding PRELI domain-containing protein 1, mitochondrial-like isoform X2 → MVKYFCNNIDIRSTWDHVVSAFWQSTHVLTEDVVYREVTADHRLLSRRLLKKTNRMPRWAERLFPAGMSRCVYIVEDSIVDPVNRSLTTYTWNLNHTTLMSVEERCVFQDSVEQPATTQLKREAWISSSVYGFSRPIQEFGLARFKSNQVKAMKGLEYALSNLQGETPQRLLRDTVKDASEKAKEAAKSLASAAAVPQKPQQYV